The nucleotide sequence TTACTGTGTTCATCATAATCCACATCTAAATTATTAATTTCAGAATTTCCCTTTGAAATATCTGTAGACTTAAATTTATCTTTTAACTCCAGTATTATCCTTTGCGCAGTCTTTTTACCTATTCCAGGAGCCTTTACTATGGTCTTTTCATCACCTGTAATTATAGCATATTTTAAATTATTTACAGTACAAATGGACAATAGTGACAAAGAAGCTTTTGCCCCAACTCCATTTATGGTAAGAAGTTTATTGAACATTTCAAGTTCATCTTTAGTCAAGAAACCATAAAGACCTATAAAATCCTGTCTTACTATTTGAGTTAAATATATGAGAACATCTTCTTCCGGCTTAGGCATATTAGCCATAGTATTACCTGATGTAAAAATCTTGTATCCCACACCATTATTATCTACTATTATGTAATCCTTATTTATTCCTATATACTTTCCCTTTATGTATTCATACAAAATCGTTACCCCCAAGTAAAATATTATCATTTTAAAAATAAAACCTACAGGTCGTTTAATCATAACCTGCAAGTTTCTTAGCATCTTCTTTTGATCCAAAAACCAAAAATCCTTTTCTTAAAAGATCCCTAGTTTCATTTTTGAGCTGATTTACACTTATATAAGCCTGCTCATTAGTTTTTATAAGGCTTCCATTGTCATCTACCTTATATACATTTATTTTATCACTATTTTTGTCTTTATTTAAGATAAATACACCATCAACTTTATGATTGTTTATATATCTATTTTTTATGACCTCGACTTTCATATCATTGTCCCATATTACAATATATCCTTGTTTCTCATAACTTCTAGTTATTTGTTCTTTAGTCATTCCTGCTTTATGCTCTTTTTCTGCATTAGTTTCTTCACTTGATGTTAAAACATTATTCTTTGTCTCATCTTCTGGATCAAAGGTTATATCATAATTTTGTTTTACTATCAAAAGGGCCAAGGTCTTTTTTCCCTCTTTATTATTTGAAGTGTATCTAGCTTTCTCACTTTCATTTCGTCCCAAAAATTCATCAATGCCTTTGGATATTTTATATTTTTCTGCATTCATAATCTTAATTAAGTTTCCTCTATACCCTATGCAAAATGAAAAAATAAAAGTTACTAATAAAGCCACAACACTTAAAATAACTTTCTTTTTCAGTGTCATACTATCCCTCCTATTTATATTGGATAGTATTAACACTTTTAATATTTTTTATTCAAAATTAACTATATAAAATATGCTACCAACTATTATATATCAACTATTTATATAATTGCAAATTAATTATAGGATTTCTCAACCTTTAAACAGCTAAGAAATCCTATAAAAAAATTAGTTAATATTTATATTATGACCTATACTTATATTTTAGATTTGTCTACTAACCAAAAATGTAAACTCCTTAAGATTGTGTATTCCGTCATGAGAAGTTCCCGGCTCATGTAAAGACATCTTTCCAGGTTTAGTTACTATGCTAACACCAAGTAAAGTCATTTTTTCTATGAATTCTTCGTCATTGCCGCTATATCCCATAGTCTGAAGATAATCCTTTAAGTTTTCAGAGACGTAATTTACAACATCGCTTTTACTTGAATAAGGACATACAAATATAAATCTATAAAAACATTTGTTTATATCTTCTTTTTCAGGCATTCCATCTGATAGAATTACTGTATAATCAGCATTGAAGGAAGAATAAACTTTAAATCTTCTTTCATTTTTCATTCCATATTTAAGAGTACAGTATTGTCTGTCTTGTATTGTCTTAACTGAATTCCATTCACTTAAATATGCCTTAGGTATAACCTCTGTGATTTTTCTAAGAGAAGCCGAAAGACAATGTGAAAATTCATCTACATCTATCTTATCATTTAGAAATACTACCCTAGGTGATAAACAAGCCTTCTGTTCCCAACATATTATATCCTTTGCTATCTCCTCTGATACTTTATTTAAGTCATCACATTTATCAACTACTTCAAAACTTATTTTTGCTCCATGCATTATCATGTGTTTTTGATACTTTGCGCACATTTCACCTATTATTCTTGAAGAATACTCTCCACCCCAGTGTATAACACCATCTGAATTTTTAACGATTGTGTCATAGATTTCAGTTTTACTACTATCAAAGTACAAAACGGATAGCCTATCTTTCACAGTTTCATCTAACTCACATAGACTTTTATAAAATGCATACGCAAAATATGGTTCATCTTTAGATACCTTAACTAAATTACAGTTTTTTGACAAAAGACCCATGGATATGCTCATTGGTATAACCACGAAAGCATTTCCTGAAATATTATGAAATATAATCCCTCTTGGCTGTCTATGCTCATAGCCATAATTTGTTTTGTGCCATGAATCTAAAATATCTACCTCTCCAAGTTCCCTCTTAATAGTATTTTGTATATTTTCACGAAGAAGCATTTGCATCATACTCTTAAACTCATAATTTACTAATTCAAAACTTTGGTTTGTTATCTGTGCTAATGTTTCAATATGCTTTTTTGAATAATTGTCATCAAGCCATAATTTTGCACATCTATCAAGCAAGTCAATTGTTTCCTCGGTTTTTATATCATGAACTTTATTTTTATTCTTTTTAAGCCTTTCTAATTCCTTCTCTACATCACCTTTACCGCTTGTCATAAGTTCAAGCTTTAATTTATTAACTTCCTTAATAGTTATCTCTTCGCCACATGTAAATTCAAGCTTCATTTTTGTTTCCCCCTTACATCTAAAGTAGCTCCGCATCCTTTTGCTTCTGATCCTTTAACTCTTCCAACTATCTTAAATGTCATTCCTTCATGCTTACATTCAGGGCAAGAATCATTAGCTACTATTTCTGCAATATCATCCACAAGTATAGATGCTCCAGCAAAAGAAGATGTTCCATAAGCATTCAAAACCTGTACAAGTCCTCTATCACCAGGTTTATTTAGTGGCTCTAAAGTTTTCACATCTCTTATTATTACTCTTCCCCATGTTGGAACATGAAATAAATAACTTCTAAGCTTTTCTGAATAATGTCCGTCCATTGGAAATGTGTTTTCTGTAAATGAATAAGTATCACGGAAATTTTTTTGAGGTATGCCTAGAAACTCTGAAATTTCCTCAACGAATTGATATCTTTCTATTTTAGTTCCAATAGATATATTTCCTTTTTTTCCATCCCAGCCTCCACCGCCAGTATGTACTATCGCTCTACTTCCTAAGTTATACGGACCTTTTCCTTGTTTTTTCAATTCCAAAACGGCATTATATAAAAGAAGCGTTGATCCTCTAAGTGATAAATGATTATTTCTCTCGTTATTAAACTTTAGAAATTCTTCAAAGGAATTCATATCAACTGAGAAGCCTTCACCGCAAGACTTTAACAAGAAAGTAGTATTTTCACTAAAATCAAAAATACCTAATAAGTTTCCTATATAAGACTCTGTTGGCTTGTCCATTATACGAACACTTTTATATTCTCTCATTACTTTTGGTTCAGGATAAAATACACAATTATATTCACTTGCAGAATCATAGAATTTATCATCCATTAATACAAATTTCCTTATTTGCATTAAATCAGAGTTTCTTCTGCCAACCATACTAGGATCCCCACTTGTACTACTTGATAAAGTCCATTTATCTAATTTATCAGGTTCTACTCTAAGAAGACTCAAAAACAAGTTTGCAGATTTTTTAAAAAGAGTAGTTGCCAAAAAAGGAATGTTTGTTATATCCTTTTCACTTCTTAAGTGTTCACTTGGATTATATCCTTGACTTTCACACAATATCCTATAGGCCTTACACTCTTCATATTGACCAATAATATTACTTTTTAAGTCATCAAAAAAATTCGAATATTCCATATTATGTCACCTCACATATTTTACATTTATTATATTTTTTTCTATATTATAATTATAATTCAAAAAAATTCTATTACAAATTAGGATATATACTGTATTTATCATTATAGCTTCTTAATTTTAAGTATGACCAGTCAGTCTAGTTTTTTCTTAAAATTCATTGATTTTCCTTTAATAAGTCTTAAAACTATAAATAAAATTATATAACATTAAAATTTTAATGCATTAATGTTCCAATATCAATACCTATATTTAGAATTAATTTAAAATGTAGGCATATTATTTAATTCTAATAAATGGTATAATTATATTATTATAGAAACTTTGTATTAATATTATAGAAAGGAGAAGTTTTAAATTAAAATAAGCATATGAATAGAAATAACTTATTAGAATTCATTAATCAAATGTCAAGAGTATCTGATAAATACATAAATTCCGAAAAAACAGACTTTGATAAAGCAAATTATACTATTACGCAATTTAATGATGAAATTTGCTGTACTATTGAGGATACTCACATTATACAAATCAAATCTCTGTATGTTGGTACCGTAAATATACTAAATAATAAAACAAATTCCCTGTATGTTGAACTTGGAAATGAGATTGAGTGCGGCCAAACCTTATGCACCATTAATCATTTAAAAATACCTATAAATATTGTTTCACCAACTAAAGGCATACTTACCAATATACTTGTAAAAAATAAAGATATTGTTCAATATGGTGAAATACTTTTCGAAGTTACCAAAAAATAGACTATACATATTATATTTTTTTACTTTAATAAATAAGAATGGCACCTGTATAAAAGCGCCATTCTTATTTATTAAATTCTATTTTTCAATAATTATTATCTTCATAGCTTCAATTCTCAAACTTTTACCGACAGTCCCTGCTGTCTCCCCATCCTTAACCCAGTTTTGCCATCCTTGGTTTTGGACTTCAGCTTGATACAAAATACTGTATTTATCAGCTCCAGTTCCTTCTAGCATTATCTGTAGAGACTCTATTCTTAATCCTTTTCCTTCTGTTCCCGTTAGAGCTCCATTATAAATCCAGTCTTGCCACCCTATATTTTGCACTTGAGTTTTATATTTTATGTTTAAACCTACCGGTGTGTTATTTAAGTTTATTTTAAGTGCCTCTACTCTTAACCCTTGTCCTTCCGTTCCCGAAACTGCTCCATCTTGAACATAGTTCTGCCACCCCACATTTTGTACATGACTCTGATAAGATACCATAGGTGGTTTTTCAGTAATTTTAATTTTTATAGCCTCGATTCTTTCTGATTTTCCAACAGTTCCAGCTGTCTGACCATCCCTAAACCAAGGCTGCCAGCCTTCATTCTGTACATGAACCTCATACTCCACACTATATTTATCTGCATCCGTTCCCTCTAGCATTATTTGAATAGCCTCAACTCTTAGCCCTTGTCCTTCTGTTCCTGCTAGAGCTCCATTATATACCCAACTCTGCCAACCTATATTTTGTACTTGAGTTTTGTATTTTATATTTAAACCCGCCGGCGCGTTATTTAAGTTTATTTTAAAAGCCTCCACTCTTAATCCTTGCCCTTCTGTTCCTGCTAGAGCTCCATCTTTGACATAATTTTGCCAACCTATATTCTGCACGTGTGCTTCATATATAACTGATGGAGTGGCTACTGCCAAATTCTGACCAATTCCAACTGTATCAAAAGCATTATTCACAGCTGCAACCTCCGCTGAACCACCTCCATACAAATCTACAGCGGACTCTACTAAAACATTTCGA is from Clostridium acetobutylicum ATCC 824 and encodes:
- the ruvA gene encoding Holliday junction branch migration protein RuvA — encoded protein: MYEYIKGKYIGINKDYIIVDNNGVGYKIFTSGNTMANMPKPEEDVLIYLTQIVRQDFIGLYGFLTKDELEMFNKLLTINGVGAKASLSLLSICTVNNLKYAIITGDEKTIVKAPGIGKKTAQRIILELKDKFKSTDISKGNSEINNLDVDYDEHSKKLEEVRFALNSLGYSEKETDRAINNVDKSEGIENIIKSCLRFLMN
- a CDS encoding acyl-protein synthetase — its product is MEYSNFFDDLKSNIIGQYEECKAYRILCESQGYNPSEHLRSEKDITNIPFLATTLFKKSANLFLSLLRVEPDKLDKWTLSSSTSGDPSMVGRRNSDLMQIRKFVLMDDKFYDSASEYNCVFYPEPKVMREYKSVRIMDKPTESYIGNLLGIFDFSENTTFLLKSCGEGFSVDMNSFEEFLKFNNERNNHLSLRGSTLLLYNAVLELKKQGKGPYNLGSRAIVHTGGGGWDGKKGNISIGTKIERYQFVEEISEFLGIPQKNFRDTYSFTENTFPMDGHYSEKLRSYLFHVPTWGRVIIRDVKTLEPLNKPGDRGLVQVLNAYGTSSFAGASILVDDIAEIVANDSCPECKHEGMTFKIVGRVKGSEAKGCGATLDVRGKQK
- a CDS encoding acyl-CoA reductase; translation: MKLEFTCGEEITIKEVNKLKLELMTSGKGDVEKELERLKKNKNKVHDIKTEETIDLLDRCAKLWLDDNYSKKHIETLAQITNQSFELVNYEFKSMMQMLLRENIQNTIKRELGEVDILDSWHKTNYGYEHRQPRGIIFHNISGNAFVVIPMSISMGLLSKNCNLVKVSKDEPYFAYAFYKSLCELDETVKDRLSVLYFDSSKTEIYDTIVKNSDGVIHWGGEYSSRIIGEMCAKYQKHMIMHGAKISFEVVDKCDDLNKVSEEIAKDIICWEQKACLSPRVVFLNDKIDVDEFSHCLSASLRKITEVIPKAYLSEWNSVKTIQDRQYCTLKYGMKNERRFKVYSSFNADYTVILSDGMPEKEDINKCFYRFIFVCPYSSKSDVVNYVSENLKDYLQTMGYSGNDEEFIEKMTLLGVSIVTKPGKMSLHEPGTSHDGIHNLKEFTFLVSRQI
- a CDS encoding acetyl-CoA carboxylase biotin carboxyl carrier protein subunit, whose amino-acid sequence is MSRVSDKYINSEKTDFDKANYTITQFNDEICCTIEDTHIIQIKSLYVGTVNILNNKTNSLYVELGNEIECGQTLCTINHLKIPINIVSPTKGILTNILVKNKDIVQYGEILFEVTKK